A region of Streptomyces cinnamoneus DNA encodes the following proteins:
- a CDS encoding 2Fe-2S iron-sulfur cluster-binding protein, whose protein sequence is MAAARHGAFHPLRVTAVDPLTDDSVALTLAVPPELRDAFRHLPGQHLALRRTLDGAEIRRTYSICGPAAGPGGPGTLRVGVRLVDGGAFSTYALKELAAGDTVEVMAPAGRFVLEPRPGHFAAIVGGSGITPVLSMVTTLLAREPRARFCLIRSDRTTASTMFLDEVADLKDRYPDRFQLVQTLSREEQEAGPASGRLDEGRLTALLPSLLPVESVDGWFLCGPHGLVRSAKRALDHLGVARDRIHEEIFHAEEIPAGGPQSPTAAPAPEHSTLTARLDGRSGSWSVRDGEPLLETVLRNRADAPYACKGGVCGTCRAFLVTGEVRMDRNFALEQEELDAGYVLACQSHPVTEKVELDFDR, encoded by the coding sequence ATGGCAGCGGCCCGCCATGGTGCCTTCCACCCGCTCCGGGTGACGGCCGTCGACCCGCTCACCGACGACTCGGTGGCCCTCACGCTCGCCGTGCCCCCGGAGCTGCGGGACGCCTTCCGCCACCTCCCCGGTCAGCACCTCGCCCTCCGCCGCACCCTGGACGGCGCCGAGATCCGCCGCACGTACTCCATCTGCGGCCCGGCCGCCGGCCCCGGCGGGCCCGGCACGCTGCGCGTGGGCGTGCGGCTGGTGGACGGCGGAGCGTTCTCGACCTACGCCCTCAAGGAGCTGGCCGCCGGCGACACCGTGGAGGTCATGGCACCGGCCGGACGCTTCGTCCTGGAGCCACGCCCCGGCCACTTCGCGGCGATCGTCGGCGGCAGCGGCATCACCCCGGTGCTGTCCATGGTCACGACCCTGCTCGCCCGGGAGCCCCGAGCCCGGTTCTGCCTCATCCGCAGCGACCGCACCACCGCCTCCACGATGTTCCTGGACGAGGTCGCCGACCTCAAGGACCGCTACCCCGACCGCTTCCAGCTGGTGCAGACCCTCTCCCGCGAGGAGCAGGAGGCGGGACCCGCCTCGGGACGGCTCGACGAGGGCCGGCTGACCGCCCTGCTGCCCTCACTGCTGCCCGTGGAGAGCGTCGACGGCTGGTTCCTCTGCGGCCCGCACGGCCTGGTGCGGAGCGCGAAGCGGGCCCTGGACCACCTCGGGGTGGCCCGGGACCGGATCCATGAGGAGATCTTCCACGCCGAGGAGATACCGGCCGGCGGCCCCCAGAGCCCCACGGCCGCCCCCGCCCCCGAGCACAGCACGCTGACCGCCAGGTTGGACGGCCGCAGCGGCAGCTGGTCGGTGCGGGACGGCGAGCCGCTGCTGGAGACGGTGCTGCGCAACCGCGCCGACGCCCCCTACGCCTGCAAGGGCGGCGTGTGCGGGACCTGCCGGGCCTTCCTGGTGACGGGCGAGGTGCGCATGGACCGCAACTTCGCCTTGGAGCAGGAGGAGTTGGACGCCGGCTATGTGCTGGCCTGCCAGTCCCACCCGGTCACGGAGAAGGTCGAGCTGGACTTCGACCGCTGA
- a CDS encoding acyl-CoA dehydrogenase family protein, whose translation MDFTFTEEQQAAAEAARAVFAGVKPDGVPSPALVPGAVADDFDRPLWSRLARAGLLSLPVPPEHGGAGLGPLALCLVLREAGKVLARVPLLEHTAAALTLSEHGGVAMSHLLPAIGRGELVVTTAAHGRTGHDAAEQAVTARPAEAGWLLDGTQTAVPWAHGADRVLLPAHTADGRTVLALVPRDRPGVDLADQVSTNGERYARLTLDSVPADDAEVITAEGAWERLRALLTCGTCALALGLGEAVAQMTGAYTSKREQFGFPLATFQAVAVQAADRYIDLRVMEATLWQAAWRVESGAAGCDALPPAADIAVAKVWASEGVRRVVQTAQHLHGGFGADTDYPLHRYHAWAKQLELSLGPAAAHEEALGDLLAAHPSAET comes from the coding sequence GTGGACTTCACCTTCACCGAGGAGCAGCAGGCCGCCGCCGAGGCGGCCCGGGCCGTCTTCGCCGGGGTGAAGCCCGACGGGGTCCCCAGCCCCGCCCTCGTACCGGGCGCGGTGGCCGACGACTTCGACCGCCCCCTGTGGAGCCGGCTCGCCCGCGCCGGTCTGCTGAGCCTGCCGGTCCCCCCGGAGCACGGCGGCGCCGGGCTCGGACCCCTCGCCCTGTGCCTGGTGCTGCGCGAGGCCGGCAAGGTCCTGGCCAGGGTGCCGCTCCTGGAGCACACCGCCGCGGCCCTCACCCTCAGCGAACACGGCGGCGTCGCCATGAGCCACCTCCTGCCCGCCATCGGCCGGGGCGAGCTGGTCGTCACCACGGCCGCCCACGGCCGCACCGGCCACGACGCCGCCGAGCAGGCCGTGACCGCCCGCCCGGCCGAGGCGGGCTGGCTCCTCGACGGCACACAGACCGCCGTGCCCTGGGCCCACGGCGCGGACCGGGTATTGCTGCCCGCCCACACCGCCGACGGCCGCACCGTCCTCGCCCTCGTCCCCCGCGACCGCCCCGGCGTGGACCTGGCCGACCAGGTCTCCACCAACGGCGAGCGCTACGCCCGGCTGACCCTGGACTCCGTACCGGCCGACGACGCCGAAGTGATCACTGCGGAGGGGGCCTGGGAACGCCTGCGCGCCCTGCTGACCTGCGGCACCTGTGCCCTGGCGCTGGGACTCGGCGAGGCCGTGGCACAGATGACCGGCGCCTATACGAGCAAGCGCGAGCAGTTCGGCTTCCCGCTCGCCACGTTCCAGGCGGTCGCGGTCCAGGCCGCCGACCGCTACATCGACCTGCGCGTGATGGAGGCCACGCTCTGGCAGGCCGCCTGGCGCGTCGAGTCCGGCGCGGCCGGCTGCGACGCACTGCCGCCCGCCGCCGACATCGCCGTCGCCAAGGTCTGGGCCTCGGAAGGGGTGCGCCGGGTCGTCCAGACCGCGCAGCACCTGCACGGCGGCTTCGGCGCGGACACCGACTATCCCCTGCACCGCTACCACGCCTGGGCCAAACAGCTGGAACTCTCCCTGGGCCCCGCCGCCGCCCACGAGGAGGCCCTGGGCGACCTGCTGGCCGCCCACCCCTCGGCTGAAACCTGA
- a CDS encoding DUF2252 domain-containing protein, which produces MARLPYVPGFARPGAGESGHKAVKAAGKALRERVPRSAHAEWRADAGRPGAVETVEATNAGRLPELTPLRIGRMVASPFAFLRGTAGLMGHDLAGTAVTGVGAQLCGDAHAANFGLFGDARGELIIDLNDFDETVHGPWEWDVKRLAASLVLAGREAGAGEAECRAAARDAAGAYRHTMRLLARMPVVEAWNAIADEKLVSHADAHQLLGTLERVAEKARRNTSARFAAKATERDGEGGRRFADAPPVLRRVPGAEAAAVASALGPYLGTLPEDLLPLLGRYEVQDVAFRVVGTGSVGLRSYVVLLLDHRGEPLVLQVKEARPSVLLPFVEKAGFEAPGAGHEGRRVVLGQKSMQVVSDVLLGWTTVEGRPYQVRQFRNRKGSVDPAALAPGELDDYGRMTGALLARAHAHSADPLLIAGYCGKGEELDEAVATFAVTYADRMEADHTELLAAVRSGRLAAETGV; this is translated from the coding sequence ATGGCGCGACTGCCGTACGTGCCGGGGTTCGCCCGGCCCGGGGCCGGGGAATCCGGGCACAAGGCCGTGAAGGCCGCCGGAAAGGCGCTGCGCGAGCGCGTGCCGCGCTCCGCCCACGCCGAGTGGAGGGCCGACGCGGGGCGGCCCGGGGCGGTGGAGACCGTCGAGGCGACCAACGCGGGGCGGCTGCCCGAGCTGACCCCCCTGCGGATAGGCCGGATGGTGGCCTCGCCCTTCGCCTTCCTGCGCGGCACCGCCGGGCTCATGGGCCACGACCTGGCCGGCACCGCCGTCACGGGCGTGGGCGCGCAGCTGTGCGGCGACGCGCACGCCGCGAACTTCGGCCTCTTCGGCGACGCCCGCGGCGAACTGATCATCGACCTCAACGACTTCGACGAGACCGTCCACGGACCGTGGGAGTGGGACGTCAAGCGCCTGGCCGCCTCACTGGTGCTGGCCGGGCGCGAGGCCGGGGCCGGCGAGGCGGAGTGCCGGGCGGCCGCGCGGGACGCCGCGGGCGCCTACCGGCACACGATGCGCCTGCTGGCCCGGATGCCGGTGGTCGAGGCGTGGAACGCGATCGCCGACGAGAAGCTGGTCTCGCACGCCGACGCCCACCAGCTGCTCGGCACGCTGGAGCGCGTCGCGGAGAAGGCCCGCCGCAACACCAGCGCGCGCTTCGCCGCGAAGGCCACCGAACGCGACGGCGAGGGCGGCCGCCGCTTCGCCGACGCGCCACCGGTGCTGCGCCGCGTCCCCGGTGCGGAGGCCGCCGCGGTCGCCTCGGCGCTGGGGCCCTACCTGGGCACGCTGCCGGAGGACCTGCTGCCGCTGCTGGGGCGGTACGAGGTGCAGGACGTGGCGTTCCGGGTGGTGGGGACCGGCAGCGTGGGGCTGCGCTCGTACGTGGTGCTGCTGCTCGACCACCGGGGCGAGCCGCTGGTCCTCCAGGTGAAGGAGGCGCGGCCCTCGGTGCTGCTGCCCTTCGTGGAGAAGGCCGGCTTCGAGGCGCCGGGTGCGGGGCACGAGGGGCGGCGCGTGGTGCTCGGACAGAAGTCGATGCAGGTCGTCAGCGACGTGCTGCTCGGCTGGACGACCGTCGAGGGGCGGCCCTACCAGGTGCGGCAGTTCCGCAACCGCAAGGGCAGCGTGGACCCGGCGGCGCTGGCCCCCGGCGAGCTGGACGACTACGGCCGGATGACGGGCGCCCTCCTGGCGCGGGCGCACGCGCACAGCGCGGACCCGCTGCTGATAGCCGGCTACTGCGGCAAGGGCGAGGAGCTGGACGAGGCGGTCGCGACGTTCGCCGTGACGTACGCGGACCGCATGGAGGCCGATCACACGGAGCTGCTGGCGGCGGTGCGCAGCGGGCGGCTGGCCGCGGAGACGGGCGTCTAA
- a CDS encoding PP2C family protein-serine/threonine phosphatase, with protein MSLSLRFAAGSHKGMIREGNEDSGYAGPRLLAIADGMGGQAAGEVASSEVISTLVTLDDDVPGSDILTSLGTAVQRANEQLRVMVEEDPQLEGMGTTLTALLWTGQRLGLVHVGDSRAYLLRDGVLTQITQDHTWVQRLVDEGRITEEEATTHPQRSLLMRALGSGDHVEPDLSIREVRAGDRYLICSDGLSGVVSHQTMEETLASYQGPHETVQDLIQLALRGGGPDNITCIVADVLDVDGGDTLAGQINDTPVIVGAVAENQLHINDNGAMQTPAGRAAELGRANRPAPPQDGVSGGFGPPGSGDPAVGAAPDGSFGPFTDQDFVKPRPKGRWLKRSLIIALVLGVVGGGCYAGYQWTQTQYYVGAKDNDHVAVYRGINQDLAWLSLSKLAKDHPEIELKYLPVDQRSRVVDTIAVGSREQAEKKADELGKQASACKKNAERQTAEQQKRENEKQNGDRTGAAKDSGTESRAQATPAPGPTLSEEEQKLVQQCSNAQ; from the coding sequence ATGAGTCTCTCACTGCGTTTCGCCGCCGGATCGCACAAGGGCATGATCCGGGAGGGCAACGAGGACTCCGGTTACGCCGGCCCCCGGCTGCTCGCCATCGCCGACGGCATGGGCGGCCAGGCCGCGGGTGAGGTCGCCTCCTCCGAGGTGATCTCCACGCTGGTCACGCTCGACGACGACGTCCCGGGCTCCGACATCCTCACCTCGCTCGGCACGGCCGTGCAGCGCGCCAACGAGCAGCTGCGCGTCATGGTCGAGGAGGACCCCCAGCTGGAGGGCATGGGCACCACGCTCACCGCCCTGCTCTGGACCGGGCAGCGCCTGGGGCTGGTCCACGTCGGCGACTCCCGCGCGTACCTGCTGCGCGACGGCGTGCTGACGCAGATCACCCAGGACCACACCTGGGTGCAGCGGCTGGTCGACGAGGGCCGCATCACCGAGGAAGAGGCCACCACCCACCCGCAGCGCTCCCTGCTGATGCGCGCGCTGGGCAGCGGCGACCACGTGGAACCGGACCTGTCGATCCGCGAGGTGCGGGCCGGCGACCGCTACCTGATCTGCTCGGACGGACTCTCCGGCGTCGTCAGCCACCAGACGATGGAGGAGACGCTCGCCAGCTACCAGGGCCCGCACGAGACCGTGCAGGACCTGATCCAGCTCGCCCTGCGCGGCGGCGGGCCGGACAACATCACCTGCATCGTGGCCGACGTCCTCGACGTCGACGGCGGCGACACCCTCGCGGGGCAGATCAACGACACGCCCGTCATCGTCGGTGCGGTCGCCGAGAACCAGCTGCACATCAACGACAACGGCGCCATGCAGACCCCGGCCGGCCGCGCCGCCGAGCTCGGCCGCGCCAACCGGCCCGCACCGCCTCAGGACGGCGTCTCCGGCGGCTTCGGCCCGCCCGGCAGCGGCGACCCGGCCGTGGGCGCCGCGCCGGACGGCTCCTTCGGCCCGTTCACCGACCAGGACTTCGTCAAGCCGCGGCCCAAGGGCCGCTGGCTGAAGCGGTCACTGATCATCGCCCTGGTGCTGGGTGTCGTGGGCGGCGGCTGCTACGCCGGCTACCAGTGGACCCAGACGCAGTACTACGTGGGCGCCAAGGACAACGACCACGTGGCGGTCTACCGGGGGATCAACCAGGACCTTGCCTGGCTGAGCCTCAGCAAGCTGGCCAAGGACCACCCCGAGATCGAACTCAAGTACCTCCCCGTCGACCAGCGCAGCCGTGTCGTCGACACGATCGCGGTCGGCAGCCGCGAGCAGGCCGAGAAGAAGGCCGACGAACTCGGCAAGCAGGCGTCGGCCTGCAAGAAGAACGCCGAGCGGCAGACGGCCGAGCAGCAGAAGCGGGAGAACGAGAAGCAGAACGGCGACCGGACCGGCGCCGCGAAGGACTCCGGCACCGAGAGCCGCGCCCAGGCCACCCCGGCCCCCGGCCCCACCCTCAGTGAGGAAGAGCAGAAGTTGGTCCAGCAGTGCAGCAACGCTCAATAG
- a CDS encoding PadR family transcriptional regulator — protein sequence MPIRLTTPTRTVLLTLLEDPSRAHYGLEICEKTGLFSGTVYPVLARLEKYGWLESAWETTQEPDDGGAGLARPRRHYYRFTATGAAEARAELARRAQRGCGPWYVPEGGT from the coding sequence GTGCCCATCAGGCTCACCACACCCACCCGGACAGTTCTGCTCACGCTGCTGGAGGACCCGAGCCGGGCACATTACGGCCTGGAGATCTGCGAGAAGACCGGCTTGTTCAGCGGCACCGTGTATCCCGTCCTGGCCCGGCTGGAGAAGTACGGCTGGCTGGAGAGCGCCTGGGAGACCACTCAGGAACCGGACGACGGCGGAGCCGGCCTTGCCCGGCCGCGCCGGCACTACTACCGCTTCACCGCAACCGGCGCCGCCGAAGCGCGAGCGGAACTCGCCAGGCGAGCACAGCGCGGCTGTGGGCCCTGGTATGTGCCCGAGGGGGGAACATGA
- a CDS encoding FhaA domain-containing protein — protein MGVLKRFEQRLEGLVNGTFAKVFKSEVQPVEIAGALQRECDNNATIWNRDRTVVPNDFIVELSAPDFERLSPYSGQLGDELSGMVRDYAKQQRYTFMGTIKVHLEKADDLDTGLYRVRSRTLASSESQDPHASRQQTGAPRAGGGPTQGAGYPAQPAGAPPMPTSPPPGVRPLPRTGGPGPGTVPGAQTRRWIEINGTRHQISRPTLVLGRSTEADVRIDDPGVSRRHCEIRVGTPATIQDLGSTNGIVVDGQHTTRATLRDGSRIVVGSTTIVYRQAEG, from the coding sequence GTGGGAGTACTGAAGCGCTTCGAGCAGCGACTCGAGGGTCTCGTGAACGGCACCTTCGCCAAGGTGTTCAAGTCCGAGGTGCAGCCGGTCGAGATCGCTGGAGCACTCCAGCGGGAGTGCGACAACAACGCCACCATCTGGAACCGTGACCGCACCGTCGTCCCGAACGACTTCATCGTGGAGCTGAGCGCCCCCGACTTCGAGCGGCTGAGTCCCTACTCCGGCCAGCTCGGCGACGAGCTGTCCGGGATGGTCCGCGACTACGCCAAGCAGCAGCGGTACACCTTCATGGGGACCATCAAGGTCCATCTGGAGAAGGCCGACGACCTCGACACCGGTCTGTACCGGGTGCGCAGCCGCACCCTCGCCTCCAGCGAGTCCCAGGACCCGCACGCCTCCAGGCAGCAGACCGGCGCCCCGCGCGCGGGCGGCGGCCCCACCCAGGGGGCCGGCTATCCGGCGCAGCCCGCCGGGGCTCCGCCCATGCCGACGTCCCCGCCGCCCGGTGTCCGCCCCCTGCCGCGCACCGGCGGTCCGGGGCCGGGTACGGTTCCGGGCGCGCAGACGCGTCGTTGGATCGAGATCAACGGCACCCGCCACCAGATCTCTCGGCCCACCCTCGTGCTGGGCCGCAGCACGGAAGCGGACGTACGCATCGACGACCCCGGGGTCTCCCGCCGGCACTGTGAAATCCGGGTCGGCACCCCCGCGACGATCCAGGACCTGGGGTCGACGAACGGCATCGTGGTGGACGGACAGCACACCACGCGCGCTACGCTCCGCGACGGCTCACGCATCGTCGTGGGCAGCACCACCATCGTTTATCGGCAAGCCGAAGGGTGA
- a CDS encoding NYN domain-containing protein, with product MSDLIVYVDGYNLFHGLRHKFLDDRYQWLDLVSLAQRLRPRDNLIKVNYYTAPLQGASSAVRRQQDYLGALRAVGGKVLAVHEARYQPKTITCKCGRAWRSYEEKETDVHLAVDLVADIATRSADSALVVSGDSDLCPAVRRAREFNAAAHIAMAFPPKRVSTELRALCPRSFVIGPGRIKDAQLPDRVEDPATGRVYERPVGWRPATAGLSSTVPASRKEAPQPHGHPC from the coding sequence GTGTCAGACCTGATCGTGTACGTCGACGGCTACAACCTCTTCCACGGCCTGAGGCACAAGTTCCTCGACGACCGCTACCAGTGGCTGGACCTGGTCTCCCTGGCCCAACGCCTCCGGCCCCGGGACAACTTGATCAAGGTGAACTACTACACCGCCCCCCTCCAGGGCGCCTCCAGCGCGGTCCGGCGGCAGCAGGACTACCTGGGCGCCCTGAGGGCCGTCGGCGGCAAGGTGCTCGCCGTGCACGAGGCGCGCTACCAACCCAAGACGATCACCTGCAAGTGCGGGCGGGCGTGGCGCAGTTACGAGGAGAAGGAGACCGACGTCCACCTCGCGGTCGACCTGGTGGCCGACATCGCGACCCGCTCCGCCGACTCCGCGCTGGTCGTCAGCGGCGACAGCGACCTGTGCCCCGCGGTGCGCCGGGCCCGCGAGTTCAACGCCGCGGCACACATCGCCATGGCGTTCCCGCCCAAGCGCGTCTCCACCGAGCTGCGCGCCCTGTGCCCGCGCTCCTTCGTCATCGGCCCCGGCCGCATCAAGGACGCGCAGCTGCCCGACCGCGTCGAGGACCCGGCGACCGGCCGGGTTTACGAACGTCCCGTCGGCTGGCGCCCGGCGACCGCCGGGCTCTCCTCCACCGTGCCCGCCAGCCGCAAGGAGGCACCGCAGCCGCACGGCCACCCGTGCTGA
- a CDS encoding FtsW/RodA/SpoVE family cell cycle protein — translation MSNNTTTISTAGPPSRRNTELALLAFAVIIPCFAYANVGLAIDDELPSGLLGYGIGLGLLAGVGHLVVRKFAKYADPLLLPLATLLNGLGLILIWRLDQSPRLMQLAKNQGFKFVPYAPNQLLYSALGIALFVAVVIFLKDHRVLQRYTYISMVVALALLIAPMFFPPKFGARIWITIPGLGGLQPGEFAKIVLAVFFAGYLMVKRDALALASRRFMGLYLPRGRDLGPILAVWAFSILILVFETDLGTSLLFFGMFVVMLYVATERTSWIVFGLLMSAAGAVGVASFEHHVQERVDAWLNPFAVFETHKGTEQIGQALMSFGSGGVFGTGWGQGNSDLIGFAANSDFILGTVGEELGLAGVMAVLLVYGLIVERGVRTALAARDPFGKLLSVGLSGAFAIQVFVVAGGVMGLIPLTGMTMPFMAYGGSSVLANWALIAILMKISDAARRPAPAPAPSPDAEMTQVVRP, via the coding sequence ATGTCGAACAACACGACGACGATCAGCACCGCGGGCCCGCCGAGCAGGCGCAACACCGAGCTCGCGCTGCTGGCCTTCGCCGTGATCATTCCGTGTTTCGCGTACGCCAACGTGGGCCTCGCCATCGACGACGAGCTGCCCTCGGGCCTGCTCGGCTACGGCATCGGCCTCGGCCTGCTCGCCGGCGTCGGCCACCTGGTCGTCCGCAAGTTCGCCAAGTACGCGGACCCGCTGCTGCTGCCGCTGGCCACGCTCCTCAACGGGCTGGGCCTGATCCTGATCTGGCGGCTCGACCAGTCGCCGCGGCTGATGCAGCTGGCCAAGAACCAGGGCTTCAAGTTCGTCCCCTACGCGCCGAACCAGCTGCTCTACTCGGCGCTGGGCATCGCGCTCTTCGTCGCCGTGGTGATCTTCCTCAAGGACCACCGCGTCCTCCAGCGCTACACCTACATCTCCATGGTCGTGGCGCTGGCGCTGCTCATCGCGCCGATGTTCTTCCCGCCGAAGTTCGGCGCGCGCATCTGGATCACGATCCCGGGTCTCGGCGGTCTCCAGCCGGGTGAGTTCGCGAAGATCGTCCTTGCGGTGTTCTTCGCCGGCTACCTGATGGTCAAGCGGGACGCGCTCGCCCTGGCCAGCCGCCGCTTCATGGGGCTGTACCTGCCGCGCGGCCGTGACCTCGGCCCGATCCTCGCGGTGTGGGCGTTCTCGATCCTCATCCTGGTCTTCGAGACCGACCTCGGTACGTCGCTGCTGTTCTTCGGCATGTTCGTCGTGATGCTCTACGTCGCCACCGAGCGCACCAGCTGGATCGTCTTCGGTCTGCTGATGTCCGCCGCCGGCGCCGTGGGCGTCGCGTCCTTCGAGCACCACGTCCAGGAGCGCGTCGACGCCTGGCTGAACCCCTTCGCGGTCTTCGAGACGCACAAGGGCACCGAGCAGATCGGCCAGGCGCTGATGTCGTTCGGCTCCGGTGGCGTCTTCGGCACGGGCTGGGGCCAGGGCAACTCCGACCTGATCGGCTTCGCGGCCAACTCCGACTTCATCCTCGGCACGGTCGGCGAGGAGCTCGGCCTGGCCGGCGTCATGGCGGTCCTGCTGGTCTACGGCCTGATCGTGGAGCGCGGCGTGCGCACCGCCCTCGCCGCCCGCGACCCGTTCGGCAAGCTGCTGTCCGTCGGCCTGTCCGGCGCCTTCGCCATCCAGGTCTTCGTCGTCGCCGGCGGTGTCATGGGCCTCATCCCGCTGACCGGCATGACCATGCCGTTCATGGCGTACGGCGGATCGTCCGTGCTGGCCAACTGGGCCCTGATCGCCATCCTCATGAAGATCAGCGACGCCGCGCGCCGGCCGGCTCCGGCCCCCGCCCCGTCCCCTGACGCCGAGATGACCCAGGTGGTCCGCCCGTGA
- a CDS encoding rhodanese-like domain-containing protein: protein MHFGSGIPTVGVDALSSDDFLLDVRELDEWQAGHAEGALHVPMSEFVARFGEVTEKASEGGRINVICRSGGRSAQVTAYLVQQGMDAVNVEGGMQVWEASGRPVVAGDGVPGTVI from the coding sequence ATGCATTTTGGTTCCGGTATCCCCACGGTCGGCGTCGACGCTCTCTCGTCCGACGATTTCCTGCTCGACGTGCGTGAACTCGACGAGTGGCAGGCGGGGCACGCCGAGGGCGCGCTGCACGTCCCGATGAGCGAGTTCGTCGCGCGCTTCGGCGAGGTGACGGAGAAGGCGTCCGAGGGCGGCCGGATCAACGTCATCTGCCGGTCCGGCGGCCGTTCCGCGCAGGTCACCGCCTATCTGGTGCAGCAGGGCATGGACGCGGTCAACGTCGAGGGCGGCATGCAGGTCTGGGAGGCCAGCGGCCGTCCGGTGGTGGCCGGCGACGGCGTGCCCGGCACGGTGATCTGA
- a CDS encoding FHA domain-containing protein FhaB/FipA, with the protein MSELTLTVMRLGFLAVLWLFVIVAVQVIRSDLFGTRVTQRGSRRGAGGGQAQRAQQAAPPQQRQQQSGGRRADRGRRGAPTKLVVSEGTLTGTTVALQGQTISLGRAHDSTIVLDDDYASSRHARIYPDRDGQWIVEDLGSTNGTYLDRTRLTTPTPIPLGAPIRIGKTVIELRK; encoded by the coding sequence ATGTCAGAGCTGACCCTCACGGTCATGCGGTTGGGTTTCCTCGCCGTACTGTGGCTGTTCGTCATCGTGGCCGTCCAGGTCATCCGCAGCGATCTGTTCGGCACCCGCGTGACCCAGCGCGGCTCCCGGCGGGGCGCGGGCGGCGGGCAGGCGCAGCGCGCGCAGCAGGCCGCACCGCCGCAGCAGCGCCAGCAGCAGTCCGGCGGTCGCCGGGCCGACCGCGGCCGTCGCGGCGCACCGACCAAGCTGGTGGTGTCCGAGGGCACGCTCACCGGCACCACGGTGGCCCTCCAGGGCCAGACGATCTCCCTCGGCCGTGCCCACGACTCCACGATCGTGCTGGACGACGACTACGCCTCCAGCCGGCATGCCAGGATCTACCCCGACCGCGACGGCCAGTGGATCGTCGAGGACCTCGGGTCGACCAACGGCACCTATCTCGACCGGACCCGGCTGACCACCCCGACCCCGATCCCGCTCGGCGCGCCGATCCGCATCGGCAAGACCGTCATCGAGCTGCGGAAGTAG